tattcttatttctcaCCTACCCAGATTTTCTATTGTTTTTGCGGAATTCTATAATTTCATAGATGTTTAACTccatctctgatttttttttaattattaagaaaTCAACTTTAAAAGCACACTTAAACACTGTTTGCTTTTAAGTAAAATGTTGCGGATCTTAGTATTTAGGCATTAGGACTGAAAATCCTGAACTTGCGCTTAAGGCAGTCAGTGCAAGGTGAATGGTAAAAGAATGAGATGCATGAGTCTGGGTTCATTACCTGCTAACTTACTTCAACCTCTCTCCAACAGACTGTTCTTTTGCAGATAATCAGGTTGTTACAGGATTCCAAGAAATTTATAAATTAGCTCTTGACAAAAAAGtttcaagaaaatatatttattcaattttaggagaggaagaaaacataataaatgtaacaatttcttaaaaatatcttgTAAAGAAGGGTTTAAGTTCAAATATCACAGTTTTATGAATTTCAACTAGTATTTCAAATTTTAAGAGACCACATTCACTGAAAAAAGCAAGAacttttaatgttaaaaatacacatactAGAGTAAAAGAGTGcaaatgctttatttcttgtGGCTAGTGATAAGTGTTCAAGTCCTTTCAAACACTGCAAGGTAAGTACTAGATCAGTAATATTGCAAGCATCCAGTTAGCACACACAACTATTACATTTAGTGAACATACAGATTGTAATTTTTCATGGTACAACCTTGATTTGTCTCTCAAATAACATCAAAAAAGACTTTTCTGAAGTTCTGCAATTATGACAACACAAGCTTTTTACAAATCCCACACTCAAGTCCTCAGCTGAAGCAAAATGGATCTAAGCTTGAACCTCCTCAAAACAAGGCAACTACTGGGCAAGTACTATTCCCATTCTGACATGTTTCTACAGGTCTTCGGAGTGCAACCGATACTTTCTCAGCAGAGGCTGATGCAATTCCATtaggatttttatttccataaacTGGAATTGGGACAGCAATCCCTCCGATTCTTTAGGATGCCCATAGCTGTGTTTTGACAGCCAGCAGGTTCTGTTAACGTTCTATGTATCACCTATTCAAAccagttttctttcagtaaaaactGTACAGCATCATCGAATCCATTTTGGCACAATGATTCCATTTTCTCTTGGTTTGGTGGGAACAAAGCTTGATTAAGTCTTACTAGGTTGGCCAGAGACAGCTGCAACAGAGCAAGAAGCTATAAATTAGTTTATTAAAGCAACTTACCTAGACTTGACTGTGTTGCTCTCTCTTTTGTCATCTGTTTCATGTAGCATATGTAAAAACAAAAGACCAGCGTGGCTACATCTACACTAGGAAGTTAACTGTGTCCAGGTATACTGCTGAGCGCCAAGACACACTGGCACAAATGGTCTGCATATACGCTATTAAACTCGCTGCCTCCAAGACAGGCTGTCTGCCTGTAGAACTGCCCAAAgattctgaaacattttaactTCAAAAACATTCCCAGAACTGTCTGGCAGAGCGGTAGCTGGCACATGCTAAACTTGTGCAAGGAAATATTTGGACAACTTACTAGTGCAAACAACCACATTCTTGGCAACATTCCCAGGCGATGTTTAACATATGAGTATCAATGTAGCTTGTATTaccaacaaattaaaaactacCGAGCATCTCAAGCGGTCACTTTGATGGTGAGTTTTGATGGATTTCAAAACTCTCTTCTTGAATGATTAAATTGTTTACAACAAAACGAAAAGTCTAATTAGATTTAATAAAGTTCTGAATACTTCATTTACATAATTAATTCAATAATTTAGCCACATACTTCATTATAcacaattttgaaaaacaatatcAAAATCATCTCCATTATTTGAAGCAGTTATTCAAATTGACACCAATAGATGGAGGAAGCTCAAAGAGACAGAAAACTGTCCACATTCCAATCCAGATAAATGAAGATATACCAATCGTCATTTCATGGAGATTACAATATTGCTGAAAAGAGTTTATTCTTAGTTCACATTTTTTACAGCTCTAAAAGCTAAGGGTGCTTCCAACAGAATAGTTTAAAACGTTGCCTGAGATTTTGCACAAGTCTGCACTTGCAAGACCCTAGAAGAAATGTAACTCTGCTCTTAATTTGCCATCTCTAAACTAATCTAATCACCAGCTCATTTTTTCTCCTCTAGATGCAGTGATATTAGATACAAATCACAACCAGGAAATACATAGTAAACGATTGCCTCGATTTTCAATATATATGAAATCAAAAGTCTCATGCTTTATGATCCTTTACCAAGTACTACCATGCTTAAAATCTCTGTGAAACATTATAAAGATGCAGAAACTGGTCCAATTTAGGATTACATTACtcaaattaagaaaacataTTAAGAACTGTCTAaaagaaactttgaaaaaacccaccaattATTGttaatctttatttcttctttgtaacAGAGTTTTATTGACAGCCAGGTCTACTGCtattcaacattttctttcattgtgtCAATGGAAGCAATATACTGTGGTTAAAGTTTTGTGAGACAAAGCTTGCAAAGACAGAAATGTCAATGATGAAAAGGAGGCCATAAAAATTGGTCTTGACCTGTATTTCAGTATACAGAGATGTTTCTGTAACATCTAACAAAACAACTTCTGGAAAAATGTTGTGGTTACAAATGTTCAAAATCTTAACATGAGCTCTCTTGAGAAATGAGGTGACAAGTCATTGTGTAGCATTTCAAATATATGACaaacttgtattttaaattcagttagAGCAGCTAATTTCCATAAGTATGAAGGGATGTTCTGGAGTTTCCCTCTCCTGAGGTATTCTACagaaagttttgggtttttttttttgccccctaTAAATACTCTGCTTAGAAAAGAAAGCTGATACTTAAAGAAAGCCCAGATTACTTACAGTTAATAGCCCACGATAATTTGCTCAATTTTGTAGTAGAGCGATGCTTTTCAACCTTTCAGACAAAATTTATGCTACATCTTCCTTCCCTTGTGTTTAAGAAAAGGTTTAAACTCCATTTGCAATAAAGAAAATGCCAAAACATTACTTGACATatatgcagaaaataaacacttaaaaataagcataacCTTAACTGCTTAActaccttttcttcttctaaagTTATTTAATAAACAAGCAACTCACCATTATATCTTGTTTTGCAAATTTAACATAAAGATCCACACGTCCTTTATCTTGTGGACAGATATCTAATCGACCGCTGAAAGGAGAAATCGTCACAGTTCTTCCAACAGGCAAGATAGGAAGGCCATTGGTAAGGCCACCATCAATCCACTtctattggaaaataaaaatattttcaacgTAACCTTAGAGTATGTTCACAACCAAATACTTCACCCTTCCTGTCCCTGCCTCCTGCACCCACCCTCAAGAAAACTTACAAGTTTCCTTCTCAGGATACCATGAATAAGCTTGAGCaagaggcattaaaaaaaaggaactgaCAATGTACACACACAGTGTTTAATCAATGAGCATTTGACATAATGTGTAAATATGTAATATATTTATCAAGCTACTGTTACAGCTTGTTAGTTGATCTACTAACAAAATGCCCCACACAGTTTTTCTTAACACATACGTGAAAAGATTGTTAATATTACAGGTGAACCACATGAGATAAAGTATACTCCTCTAAAACATTACTCTGATTCAAACTAGGAGCTGGACAATCTGTATGTGCAGCTAAACTGCACATACAAGCTAAACCAGATATGACTTCTGTCTTATTCTTCCAGAGCCTCTTGTCTTCTTACATATACAACACAAGAGAGCAATACCTGGAAAGAGAAAGGTAAAGGTGGGAAGGAGCTAAACAACTATGGCACGTAAGAGGGAAGAGACATCAAGTCTGCTACAGGACTTGAGTacaggaaagaaggaagcaaCCAATGAATTTCTTGTAGAGCCCCACATGGTTGGTTAGCCTTGGTTCTAACGACAGTCTTCACAGGGACCATAGCCAAATTCCATCCCAGTATAAGCAGGGGCAGCTGTTACATCTCCTTccaatatattttatacattcaTGTTTCTTATGGTGCTTACATGCATAAACCAAAACACACGTCTACAGCCAAATTAGTCATTCTACAACTGCCTTTATCAtcaagggagagaaaacactTTTAGCACAGGACCCACGTTATCCTAAAGTAGGCATTTAATCTGATTTGAATTGTGCTGAAAAAGcgcttgctttcttctcctccgCTAATTATAAAGGAAACCTTCATTAACTATGTAAGTTGTATACTACCGAAGACACCTAAAGCTAGTCAGGCTGAAATGCTGTAAGAAATAATATTATAAGATTCACCTCAGTGTTAAGGGTTTGACCTCCCCAAAGATAAACTGAATACTCTAGGATATCAGCTTCAAGTTTCCTTAACACAGAACACTACAAACAGATGGCAAATTGCACTAGCACTCTTTCACACCAGTCAGGcagaagactgcttttctgctgtagGTGATACTGTATGTGACCTTTATGAAACATCAAAATAATGCAAGTTTTCCCACAGAATTACTGAAAATGCCACAGGAACTTAGCTACaaaatttaagtaaaaaaaacctCCCACAAAAAGTATACTACTGGATCTAAATTAAATTTGTCTTCAAACTGTTGGCAAGATGCTAGCTTTCAGTGCAGTGACTGCTATACAGGAAGCATTATCTCAGGTTACAGTGCTTGTTCTTCAGAAGCCCCTGAGATTCTCTGAGGTCTGTCACTTGGTTGTATAGATCCCTCTCAGCTGTGTCCTTTATTCTTGCTTAAAGCAAACCTCCTTTTAATTCTATAGGTATAGATTTCTCCCAGTGTTTCTGAGTACATGCAACCCCAAAACTTTGTTGACACTTGCCCCTCCTTCTACTGTCAACTCCCACAGCTGGCAACACATGGATTTACTCTTTTACACACAGACATATAGTAAGTACCACTGAGGGGGGGGAACAGGTTGCTTCGTCCCTCCACTCCGCCTTCTTCTTCACTTTCTCAGATGAAATTTGCCATTTCACACTTCTTTATGCTCCTGAGCTTAAAATATAAGCTACGGATATTCACAATTCAGTAGCCTCCATGGACTTTCTCACCCTATTATTTCATAAAATGCTTTAGAGCTTCACTCTTGATATTAGCTCTTGACGTCAGTACCCACAAACACCATTGGATTCTTTCACTTTTCACAAAAATCATTTTTCTCAATGCTTAGGATTTCAGATTGTTTTGCCTTagaagtggagaaaaaaaaatttccaaaaccATTTAAAGCTATCTTTCAGACTTCTCAAACTCCATTACACAATTGTTGCAATAACTCTGAGTAAAGCTGCAACATACCTTAACATTTCTAACgccaaggatttttttttctcctgtgtgtcTATAAATACCGATTTATTACTGATTTATATGCAATGTTCCTCGGAGTACTAAATAGCTTTTTGTTGCAATTCCTACACTGACAAGAACAGTGGAGTCCCTATCTAAGCCTATTCAAAAGACACTGTAACAGATGACATTATTAATGTCTTTCACAAGTCTAGCTTAGTACTTTTACGACTTAAAAGTTCTCCCACTTCaaaaaattctgattatttAGGTTTTCTTGCCCCCTCCTTTTATGTAACTTCAATGTTTATTcaaaagtcaaaatatttaCCATGGCAAGGACAATATTTTCACTAAGCACTATCTTCTGTAGGTTCTGTTATTCCTGGCTGACATGCCCTCTgtcattttactttctttcaagCACTTTGGAGAAACTGTTTCtcagtcaaaaatattttggctccACAGTCTCTCATTTTACACAgttaaaataacacatttaTATGCTGCAAATAAAGAGATATAATGCCACAGATTCTTTTAATTCCATTAACCAACTCTTGAAAAGTCGTCTTAGCTGATGAAGCAAACTCCTGGTAActgctgaattaatttctttttttgtaagtaCAGTGCAAAGACAGagaaagttctgaaataatgtgcaatgaaaaccaaaccaaacaatgAAATTAAGGTTGTGGGCTGGACCTAACAGGATTTACCCATTTACCAGTAGATGTTTTTACAAAGCTGTTCTGTAAGAACTACAGTGACAAACTATAGCCTCATCACCAGATACAGTCAACCCAATCATCTGCAGATCTTTATCTGTCTTAAAGATTAACCTTGCCAGCAATTCAGAGGACACTAAACTAACtcaaagaaagatattttcacACAGAGCAAGTTTGCCGTGCTGTTACTGGAAGCCTAGTCCAAGGGCACCTTAAATACCCAACCCAGGTAAAAAGTTGGTGTCATTAACAGACTATAAATTCTCAGATGTTATTTTAcactcctttttccttcagattatttttaggCTCGtcaaaccagaagaaaacatacTATAAACAGACTGATGTTATGCCCATGCTACCATGCAATTTAGCTTATTCTCCCCAAAAATCTAGCCTCCATGCACGCATACTAGTTACGCTAGCTAATTCTGGTGTAAGCTAAATGCTTCCCAAAAACCATTcttcctaaaaagaaaactgaagtgcAGTGCTGGTAACAGTTTACCCTGGGGTACATTCTCTACAGGCAGCATGGGCATGCTTGCAACAGGTTTGGCTATTTTCTGATACTATTCCAGCAAAACTGCACCGTACCCCCCTACGTATTGTGCAACATGGACCTCAGAACATATCATGCAACACAACCTCAGATAACATActgaaacacatttcaaaaacattCCCAAATGACTTGGTAATATGTATGCAGGTGACATGTAGGCCAGAGAAGATCCAGACCAACTGCTCTGAAACACACATATGGCCAGTAGACTCAAGCAGCTAGCAGGGAGTAAGCTCAATTCCATGGACCATATGGCCTAAGGAATTTACTCTCTGAAACTAGTGTAAATGCAGACAGACAGAACTTTAGTCGGTTACAGTAAAGCTTTCAGGAAACTTGGACTATGATGCTAATATGATAGGTGGCCTCGCAGAGCCCAGTCAATATCCAATCTATCTTACTGACTTCAGTGCTTACCATGTCCGGATCATAAGCTTACATGCCATGTATCTGGCTCTACAATGCATGCTTTAGGGCTCCTATTACCCACCCACATACCCTCATCACCCACTATGCCAAGCCATGGAAATACTATTGCAATAGAAATCCTACAGTCTCTGCTCTCACCTTGCTCTAAGTATTTTGGACTATAGAAAGGAAGTCACTTTCACTTACAGACAACagtttcctcaggaaaaaaaaaaaataataaaaagatccCCAAGCCACAAATGCACTGTTTTACAGAATATAAGAAAAAGCAGTGCAGACGTGCCGAACTAATCATTCCAACAACTAACAATAAATGAAAGCAACCTTCTTCCCAGAAACTGCCTTTTCTGAATCTGACTTAAGCAGAATAGTATGAAGCTTTGGAATGACCACGAGCTTTCAAGTACCACAAGAACCAGTTTCCATGAAACATGCACTGAGTTCACTTctgaatgcaaaaaataaagttgGGCAGGAACGAGAACTGTCCATGAAGAAGAGGCTGCTGGTGTTTTAGTAAATACTGCAATACCCAGGCAAATCATAATAGCAGTGTTCATCCAGTAAAATGGGTTTTAAGTAAGTTTTGGACAAAACTCTGAGCCAGCTTTTCAATTTCTTAATTgagtgaaaaacaaagacacTCCTTCCCTTTAACTAAAGGCAGAATGAACCTAAAACAACCACATATGCCTCTTAAACTGCACAAGCAACATATAAAGATGCCAATCAACAAATTTTCCAGACCCTGTGAAGCTGCAAGTAGTCTCTGTTTAACACAAGCAGTCAGGCAATACTGATTTAAACCCTTCAAACATTTTAGCTGGTATGTATTGCTGTATACATAACTCTAAAGCTGAAAGGCTTTCTGACATAACGAACTCCAACTCCCTCTTGCTAGAGATGAATCattgttttgtggggttttttttattggcaGGGTGGCTCTGAGGACCTCAGATGTTCTAAAGTCATCATTTGGATGCATAtgaggaaataaaggaaaagagtaTCATGTAatatttctcagaaagaaaaaaatggctatTTTCATACTTCTAGTAATTACAAACAGACTAAACAGTCAAGATTATTCTTAAAAAGTTTTTGAAGCTAAACCAAGTACAGGCTACTGTGGAAAAGTTTTCTTATACTAGTGTACACCTCTGAAAACTTCATAGCCGTGTGTAACAGCGGGGAACAAAGCTTATTCTTTAATATTTGTCCAGAGATAAGAGATTTGAAGGTGCCTAGTATGCATGTTCTCTTGTTTTATATGGAATTACAACACATACGTAGTCACACTCATGTACTCCAGCAGTGTCCAAGCTGCCAACACCTCCcttataatttctttcattaaacagaaaagcagagtggTAGTCCTTTAAATCgcaaaaaacattttagagTTGATAACACAGCTTGTAGCGAGAAGCATCTTTACTACAAGAAGCTTCTTCTCATGGTAAGCATGAGATATTATCTTTAGGAAACAGCTTCATGCTACAGAAATCATTTTGGTCTCAGCACCCAGTTTTTGAAACAACACATGAACAAACTCATGTCACCTTTCATGGTGTTAATCTGCAGTATCAACAGAAGTAGGAACTATTCGACAAAATACAGCATTACAATTCCCACCTACCTTTCCCCTAAGATCAAATAATTACATCATAAATGAAGAATgttgttataaaaaaaaattggtagttaaacttaatgaaaaattacCTCTCCTTTATATTCCACTGGCTTAATACCTGCATATACTGGTACAAAACTACTTGCTAGCAGGacctagagaaaagaaagaagaaagaatagagaacaaaagtgaagaaaaggcaagagatTAATTCTGAaccaaaacatattttcatatatatttatctATATTAAATAATATAGCAGTAATCAGTTAATATATTAGTTATTCGTTAAACCATTGTCATCTCAAAATAACTTGTTGTGGTATgtcaaaatacaattaaaactATTCAGTTTGGTTTGGTCTTTTTGACTTGACAGTGACAActctcaaaacaaaatatatcaaTGAATTAATTTAGGAATGTGATTCAAAAGAGTATGAGCTTAGTCTTATACAATGTGAAGTAAATCTATGAATTTGCAGAAACTGAATATGCATATGCTGAAAAAACACCATATAGAGTATCGTCTATGT
The Phalacrocorax aristotelis chromosome 1, bGulAri2.1, whole genome shotgun sequence DNA segment above includes these coding regions:
- the PNPLA4 gene encoding patatin-like phospholipase domain-containing protein 4 isoform X4, which gives rise to MKCKQFAYGFAEEVRKLDFGAVTPGYDFMKTLREGIESVLPSNAHEIAENRLYVSVTNTKNGENHLISSFASREDLIKVLLASSFVPVYAGIKPVEYKGEKWIDGGLTNGLPILPVGRTVTISPFSGRLDICPQDKGRVDLYVKFAKQDIMLSLANLVRLNQALFPPNQEKMESLCQNGFDDAVQFLLKENWFE